In Sorghum bicolor cultivar BTx623 chromosome 8, Sorghum_bicolor_NCBIv3, whole genome shotgun sequence, one genomic interval encodes:
- the LOC8065222 gene encoding aspartyl protease family protein 2 — MASSCIAGLLLLLAACADDTAVVGLATPVEYEYHSYVVTPLSPHPYSAPAAADDNFSVSSSSALHIHLLHRDSFAVNATAAELLARRLQRDELRAAWIISKAAANGTPPPVVGLSTGRGLVAPVVSRAPTSGEYMAKIAVGTPAVQALLALDTASDLTWLQCQPCRRCYPQSGPVFDPRHSTSYGEMNYDAPDCQALGRSGGGDAKRGTCIYTVQYGDGHGSTSTSVGDLVEETLTFAGGVRQAYLSIGCGHDNKGLFGAPAAGILGLGRGQISIPHQIAFLGYNASFSYCLVDFISGPGSPSSTLTFGAGAVDTSPPASFTPTVLNQNMPTFYYVRLIGVSVGGVRVPGVTERDLQLDPYTGRGGVILDSGTTVTRLARPAYVAFRDAFRAAATSLGQVSTGGPSGLFDTCYTVGGRAGVKVPAVSMHFAGGVEVSLQPKNYLIPVDSRGTVCFAFAGTGDRSVSVIGNILQQGFRVVYDLAGQRVGFAPNNC, encoded by the coding sequence ATGGCGTCGTCGTGTATCGCTGGACTTCTCTTGCTGCTCGCCGCCTGCGCCGACGACACCGCCGTCGTCGGGCTCGCCACGCCTGTCGAGTACGAGTACCACAGTTATGTGGTAACTCCTCTGTCTCCGCACCCATATAGCGCGCCGGCGGCTGCCGACGACAACTTCTCTGTGTCATCGTCGTCGGCTCTGCACATTCACCTGCTCCACCGCGACTCGTTCGCAGTGAACGCCACCGCAGCTGAGCTCCTCGCACGCCGCCTGCAGCGAGACGAGCTGAGGGCAGCGTGGATCATCTCGAAAGCTGCTGCCAACGGTACGCCGCCGCCGGTCGTTGGGCTCTCCACCGGACGCGGGCTCGTGGCGCCGGTGGTGTCCAGGGCGCCGACGAGCGGGGAGTACATGGCCAAGATCGCGGTGGGCACGCCGGCCGTCCAGGCGCTGCTGGCGCTGGACACGGCCAGCGACCTCACGTGGCTGCAGTGCCAGCCATGCCGGCGGTGCTACCCGCAGTCCGGGCCCGTGTTCGACCCGCGGCACTCGACGTCGTACGGCGAGATGAATTACGACGCGCCGGACTGTCAAGCGCTGGGACggtccggcggcggcgacgcgaaGCGCGGGACGTGCATCTACACCGTGCAATACGGGGACGGGCACGGCTCCACGTCCACGTCGGtgggtgacctcgtcgaggagACGCTGACCTTCGCCGGCGGCGTCCGGCAGGCCTACCTGTCCATCGGCTGCGGCCATGACAACAAGGGCCTGTTCGGTGCGCCGGCGGCGGGGATCCTAGGGCTCGGCCGCGGCCAGATATCGATCCCGCACCAGATCGCCTTTCTCGGCTACAACGCGAGCTTCTCCTACTGCCTCGTCGACTTCATCTCCGGCCCGGGCTCCCCCTCCTCCACTCTCACCTTCGGTGCCGGCGCCGTGGACACCTCTCCGCCGGCGTCCTTCACCCCCACGGTCCTCAACCAGAACATGCCCACGTTCTACTACGTGCGGCTCATCGGCGTCAGCGTAGGCGGCGTGCGCGTGCCGGGCGTCACTGAGCGCGACCTCCAGCTAGACCCATACACGGGTCGCGGCGGCGTCATCCTGGACTCCGGCACCACCGTGACGCGGCTCGCCCGCCCAGCGTACGTCGCGTTCCGTGACGCCTTCCGTGCCGCGGCAACCAGTCTCGGCCAGGTCTCCACCGGCGGCCCCTCCGGCTTATTTGATACGTGCTACACCGTGGGTGGCAGAGCGGGCGTGAAGGTGCCCGCTGTGTCAATGCACTTCGCCGGCGGCGTGGAGGTGAGTCTCCAGCCCAAGAACTACCTCATCCCCGTCGACTCCAGGGGCACCGTCTGCTTCGCGTTCGCCGGCACCGGCGACCGTAGCGTTTCAGTCATCGGCAACATCTTGCAGCAGGGGTTCCGCGTCGTGTACGACCTCGCTGGCCAGCGCGTTGGGTTCGCGCCCAATAACTgctga